A region of uncultured Draconibacterium sp. DNA encodes the following proteins:
- a CDS encoding histidine kinase, with amino-acid sequence MRKRVIVNWVIAFIVSILVGLITRVIMGGSLTMSAMEFIWSAGYSLSLGLPLFANGYLFEWFEKRYIDWVNRPGTSVVRALLMHIVYSSAVIWTVNWFWFIYVMDREWDSFLQYNRGTIISEYIIFIIIASIIYAVSFFKAWRYAVRQREEVKRESLALKYKVLQDQINPHFLFNSLNVLGSLIDIDVEKAKEFTRELSKFYRDVLQFKDLDIISLKEEIDFVTKYIYLQQIRFGEALQVDIIANEKVEGKVIPLSVQALVENAIKHNEISKANPLKIVVAISDDYELVVENNLQPKTQVEDSSKTGLKNMAGRYEYLTGKQMEVSKNGGYFRVSVPLIRIEEGVE; translated from the coding sequence ATGCGAAAGCGCGTAATTGTTAATTGGGTAATCGCCTTTATTGTTTCCATTCTTGTTGGCCTTATTACACGGGTAATTATGGGTGGTTCGTTAACCATGTCGGCGATGGAATTTATATGGAGTGCCGGTTATTCGTTAAGTCTCGGACTTCCTTTGTTTGCCAACGGATATTTATTTGAATGGTTTGAAAAACGTTATATCGATTGGGTAAACCGTCCGGGCACCAGTGTTGTACGCGCTTTGTTGATGCATATTGTATATTCGAGTGCAGTTATCTGGACCGTCAACTGGTTTTGGTTTATTTATGTTATGGATCGTGAGTGGGACTCATTTCTGCAATACAACCGGGGCACCATTATTTCGGAGTATATTATTTTTATCATTATAGCATCAATTATTTATGCCGTTTCGTTTTTTAAAGCCTGGCGATATGCCGTGCGACAACGTGAAGAGGTGAAACGTGAATCGCTGGCCTTGAAATATAAAGTGCTGCAGGATCAGATCAATCCACATTTTCTTTTTAACAGTTTGAATGTGCTGGGGAGCCTCATCGATATTGATGTGGAAAAAGCAAAAGAGTTTACACGCGAGCTTTCGAAATTTTACCGCGATGTGCTGCAGTTTAAAGACCTCGACATTATTTCGTTAAAAGAAGAGATCGATTTTGTGACCAAATACATTTACCTGCAGCAAATTCGGTTTGGCGAGGCGCTTCAGGTTGATATTATTGCCAACGAAAAGGTGGAGGGGAAGGTAATTCCGCTGTCGGTGCAGGCACTGGTAGAGAATGCAATTAAACACAACGAAATATCGAAGGCAAATCCCTTAAAGATTGTGGTGGCTATTTCGGATGATTACGAATTGGTGGTGGAGAATAATCTTCAGCCAAAAACACAGGTAGAAGATTCGAGCAAAACAGGCCTTAAAAACATGGCCGGACGTTATGAATACCTTACCGGAAAGCAAATGGAGGTATCGAAGAACGGTGGTTACTTTCGGGTGAGCGTTCCGCTGATTAGGATTGAGGAAGGAGTTGAGTGA
- a CDS encoding agmatine deiminase family protein, which yields MNNSAVQSLRLPAEWEPQSFLQLTFPHPDSDWAYLLEEASVCFVDIIEAAARFQKVLVVCDNVKRVRAYFRNTSNVYFAEAPSNDTWARDHSGITVIGNGKAIVQDYIFNGWGKKFEAGLDNQITKSLFDHGILEHCELKSFDFVLEGGSIESDGKGTILTTTECLLEENRNPQYTQEEIEAILKQNFGAKRVLWLNSGYLAGDDTDSHIDTIARLCNENTIAWVGCNNPEDEHFEALQKMKTELEQFTTEDGRPYNLVELPFADPCFDDEGNRLPATYANFTIINGAVLLPVYGLKQDAEAVAILQQIFPEKEIIPINCRVLIEQHGSLHCVTMQYPEAVGLNIEN from the coding sequence ATGAATAATTCAGCAGTTCAAAGTCTGCGTTTGCCCGCCGAGTGGGAACCGCAGTCGTTTTTACAACTTACCTTTCCGCATCCCGACAGCGATTGGGCTTATCTTTTAGAGGAAGCCAGTGTCTGTTTTGTGGATATCATTGAAGCCGCCGCCCGCTTTCAAAAAGTACTGGTGGTTTGCGACAATGTGAAACGTGTTCGTGCTTATTTCCGAAATACTTCGAATGTTTATTTTGCTGAAGCTCCGTCGAACGACACCTGGGCACGCGATCATAGCGGAATTACTGTTATCGGGAATGGAAAAGCCATTGTTCAGGATTATATTTTTAACGGCTGGGGGAAAAAGTTCGAAGCCGGACTCGACAATCAAATCACAAAAAGTTTGTTCGATCACGGAATTCTTGAGCATTGCGAACTAAAAAGCTTCGACTTTGTATTGGAAGGCGGATCCATTGAAAGCGATGGAAAGGGTACGATTCTTACCACCACCGAATGTTTGCTGGAGGAGAACCGCAACCCGCAGTATACGCAAGAAGAAATTGAGGCTATCCTGAAACAGAATTTTGGGGCAAAACGTGTTTTGTGGCTCAACAGCGGTTACCTGGCCGGCGACGACACCGATTCGCATATCGATACAATTGCCCGTTTATGTAACGAAAATACCATTGCCTGGGTGGGGTGTAACAACCCGGAAGACGAGCATTTTGAAGCGCTGCAGAAAATGAAAACGGAACTGGAACAGTTTACAACCGAAGACGGAAGGCCCTACAATCTGGTTGAATTGCCGTTTGCCGATCCGTGTTTTGATGACGAAGGAAACCGCTTGCCGGCAACCTATGCAAATTTCACCATTATCAACGGTGCTGTTCTGCTTCCGGTATACGGCTTAAAACAAGATGCGGAAGCCGTAGCTATTTTGCAGCAAATTTTTCCTGAAAAAGAAATAATTCCAATAAATTGCAGGGTATTGATCGAGCAACACGGGTCGCTGCACTGCGTAACCATGCAGTATCCGGAAGCGGTTGGATTAAACATTGAAAATTAA
- a CDS encoding LytTR family DNA-binding domain-containing protein, translating to MKILIVEDEPLAAAQLAAHISALKPEAKIVAVCDTVKATVEWLQNNEAPELAFFDIQLGDGLSFEIFEQTNFNQPVIFTTAYDDYAIRAFKVNSVDYLLKPIEREELKKALDKFQQLAQPATSSFTPEVLHEMVASLKKKNYKERFLVKVGTHLRVIETADVLYFYSFEKGTYAKLSDGKDYLLDQSLELVEAMIDPNLFFRINRKYLVALKSISDVIAYSNSRLKLKVQHANDDDFLVAREKVKSFKSWLEGGV from the coding sequence ATGAAAATACTGATAGTAGAAGACGAACCATTGGCAGCGGCACAGCTGGCTGCTCATATTTCGGCCTTAAAACCGGAAGCAAAAATTGTGGCTGTTTGCGATACGGTAAAAGCTACGGTTGAATGGCTGCAAAACAACGAAGCGCCTGAGCTGGCATTTTTTGATATTCAGCTGGGCGACGGACTGAGTTTTGAAATATTTGAGCAGACCAACTTTAACCAGCCTGTAATTTTTACCACGGCTTACGACGATTATGCTATTCGTGCTTTTAAAGTGAACAGTGTGGATTATTTATTAAAACCCATTGAACGCGAAGAACTAAAAAAGGCACTGGATAAGTTTCAGCAGCTGGCACAACCGGCAACATCTTCTTTTACTCCCGAAGTGCTGCACGAAATGGTGGCTTCGCTGAAAAAGAAAAACTACAAAGAGCGTTTTTTGGTAAAAGTGGGTACACATCTTCGGGTGATTGAGACTGCCGATGTGCTGTATTTCTACAGTTTTGAGAAAGGTACTTACGCCAAACTTTCGGACGGTAAAGATTATCTGCTCGACCAAAGTCTTGAACTGGTGGAAGCGATGATTGATCCGAACCTGTTTTTCCGTATTAACCGCAAATATTTGGTGGCTTTAAAAAGTATCAGCGATGTGATTGCCTACAGTAATTCGCGTTTAAAACTAAAGGTACAACATGCGAATGACGATGATTTCCTGGTGGCACGCGAGAAGGTTAAAAGCTTTAAAAGTTGGCTGGAAGGCGGGGTTTAG
- a CDS encoding 3'-5' exonuclease, producing the protein MYLFFDTETTGLPRNWKAPVTDLNNWPRMVQIAWIFCDNTGKRLDTKTYIIKPENYTIPRDASNVHGITTERAIAEGQDLSAVLQEFDGFVDQANVIVAHNISFDEKIIGAEFLRKNVRTDFDRKRKLCTMQASTNYCRIPGYYGYKWPTLSELHIKLFGTDFTGAHDAFADIDATEKCFWEMKKIGII; encoded by the coding sequence ATGTATTTATTTTTTGACACAGAAACAACGGGATTACCACGAAACTGGAAAGCTCCTGTAACTGACTTAAATAACTGGCCAAGAATGGTGCAGATTGCATGGATTTTCTGCGATAATACCGGAAAACGTTTGGACACAAAAACATATATTATAAAACCAGAAAACTATACGATTCCACGTGATGCATCCAATGTTCATGGTATTACTACAGAACGGGCTATTGCCGAGGGGCAGGATTTGAGTGCGGTACTTCAGGAGTTTGATGGTTTTGTTGATCAAGCAAATGTCATTGTTGCTCACAATATAAGTTTTGATGAAAAAATTATTGGAGCAGAGTTTCTGAGGAAAAACGTTCGTACTGATTTTGACCGAAAAAGAAAATTATGTACCATGCAAGCTTCAACTAACTATTGTAGAATTCCGGGTTATTATGGTTATAAATGGCCTACATTATCTGAGTTACATATCAAACTTTTCGGAACTGATTTTACCGGAGCCCATGATGCTTTTGCAGATATAGATGCGACGGAGAAATGCTTTTGGGAAATGAAAAAAATAGGAATAATATAG
- a CDS encoding carbon-nitrogen hydrolase, producing MSKLKVGIIQQKRSGNKDENTQNSLEAIKKCAEMGAELVVLQELHASLYFCQVEDVDLFDLAEPIPGKDTELFAAAAKENGVVLVTSLFEKRAAGLYHNTAVVFEKDGSIAGKYRKMHIPDDPGFYEKFYFTPGDMGFEPINTSVGRLGLLVCWDQWYPEGARLMALAGAEMLIYPTAIGWDPADTDDEKARQLDAWIISQRGHAVANGLPVISVNRTGFEPDTTGTGNGIEFWGNSFVAGPQGEFIKQLSAHDEQIEVVEIDRKRTEDVRRIWPFLRDRRIDAYNDLLKRYRD from the coding sequence ATGAGCAAATTAAAAGTAGGTATCATTCAGCAGAAACGTTCGGGGAACAAAGACGAGAACACGCAAAACAGTTTAGAGGCCATTAAAAAATGTGCCGAAATGGGAGCTGAATTGGTGGTGTTGCAGGAACTGCATGCCAGTCTTTATTTTTGTCAGGTTGAGGATGTCGATCTTTTTGATCTGGCCGAACCGATTCCCGGAAAAGATACCGAACTATTTGCTGCGGCAGCTAAAGAGAATGGCGTTGTGTTGGTTACTTCGCTTTTCGAGAAACGTGCTGCCGGACTGTACCACAACACCGCTGTGGTTTTTGAAAAAGACGGATCGATAGCAGGGAAATACCGCAAAATGCACATTCCTGACGATCCCGGGTTTTACGAAAAATTTTACTTCACCCCCGGCGATATGGGCTTTGAACCCATCAACACTTCGGTTGGGCGATTGGGGTTGCTGGTTTGCTGGGATCAGTGGTATCCCGAAGGAGCGCGCTTAATGGCACTGGCCGGAGCAGAAATGCTTATCTATCCTACGGCTATTGGCTGGGATCCTGCCGATACCGACGATGAAAAAGCCCGCCAGCTGGATGCGTGGATCATTTCGCAACGCGGACATGCGGTGGCCAATGGTCTGCCCGTAATCAGCGTTAACCGTACCGGTTTTGAACCCGATACAACAGGAACAGGAAACGGAATCGAGTTTTGGGGAAATTCGTTTGTTGCAGGTCCGCAGGGCGAATTTATTAAACAGCTGTCGGCTCACGACGAGCAAATAGAAGTGGTGGAAATCGACCGCAAACGTACCGAAGATGTTCGCCGCATCTGGCCTTTCCTCCGCGATCGCCGCATCGATGCCTACAACGATCTTTTAAAACGTTACCGCGATTAA
- a CDS encoding two-component regulator propeller domain-containing protein translates to MKTSNFILLILISMIIMSCEKENPDVTSLQWTKYSTNDGLSNNNIHAIAVGSSDDIWIGTDYGASKFDGDTWSNYSDFNGSLKVMAIAIDKNGVKWFGTYGGGVASLDGTNWTYYKNDENSSNSIVNNYIYSIAIDSEGNKWFGTIRGVSKFDGENWTSYNTNNGLAENNVFSIAIDSEGNKWFGTNGGVSKFDNNNWTTYSYNADNPGEGIAGNGVMSIVIDNNGNKWFGTWGGLSEFDDSNWTKHDTETEWLVAGSPIFSTNIDAEGNLWLGSNGWGISIFDGTNWTTYEKADELKIDPVNAIAIDSKGNKWFGTNTGLLKLTGNN, encoded by the coding sequence ATGAAAACTTCCAACTTTATTTTACTGATTCTCATTTCAATGATTATCATGTCATGTGAAAAAGAAAACCCAGATGTAACTTCTTTACAATGGACAAAGTATTCAACCAATGATGGACTTTCAAATAACAATATTCACGCTATTGCTGTTGGTTCTTCAGATGATATTTGGATAGGTACTGATTATGGAGCATCAAAATTTGATGGAGATACATGGTCTAATTATTCTGATTTCAATGGTAGTTTAAAAGTCATGGCTATTGCAATTGATAAAAATGGAGTTAAATGGTTTGGAACATATGGAGGAGGTGTTGCGAGTTTAGATGGAACAAACTGGACATATTATAAAAATGATGAAAATTCATCGAATAGTATTGTTAACAATTATATCTATTCAATTGCGATAGATTCAGAAGGCAATAAATGGTTTGGAACAATTAGAGGTGTTTCAAAATTTGATGGAGAGAATTGGACATCTTACAATACGAACAATGGGTTGGCGGAAAATAATGTTTTTTCAATTGCGATAGATTCAGAAGGCAATAAATGGTTTGGAACGAACGGAGGTGTTTCAAAGTTTGATAATAATAACTGGACTACCTATAGTTATAATGCAGATAATCCCGGCGAAGGAATAGCAGGTAACGGTGTAATGTCAATAGTTATAGATAATAATGGAAACAAGTGGTTTGGAACCTGGGGCGGTTTATCGGAGTTTGATGACTCAAATTGGACAAAACATGATACGGAGACAGAATGGTTGGTTGCGGGCTCACCAATTTTTTCGACAAATATTGATGCCGAAGGAAACCTTTGGTTGGGTTCAAACGGATGGGGTATTTCAATTTTTGACGGAACAAACTGGACTACTTATGAAAAGGCTGATGAATTAAAGATTGACCCTGTTAATGCAATTGCTATCGATTCAAAGGGGAATAAGTGGTTTGGAACTAATACTGGTTTGCTTAAATTGACAGGTAATAATTAG
- a CDS encoding TonB-dependent receptor: MKTLLTFSFIFLSALAFAQVSISGKVLSKNGEPIPGVNIYLENTYDGASSDGEGNFSFETSETGEQTLVASFIGYKTWSKTIVLQNNVAVQIEMQESVNSIDAVTITAGSFAADDESRASVMKSLDVYTTPSANGDVMAAIRTMPGTQASADDGRLLVRGGDAYETSTYIDGLVASKPYYSKTPDVATRGRFAPSLFNGVQFNTGGYSAEYGQALSSVLVLKSTDLPEGDNTGISLMTIGAEANRTERWENTSLNVSGGYTNLSLYDKVFKSNVDWEKPVESVNGTTVFRHKTSSSGMFKAYFTADYGDLAYLVPAGNDGEKMKISSEGGTVYSNLSYRDCFSEKSCYRIGVSSTYQDNRIGLGADDVNTRELNIESRFAVVHDLSEGVKLTWGANETYNKYTQDYIEDEGTIYNGSFNDHLIGAFIEPEIKFTKNFGIRPGLRTEYSSVINKWNVAPRFALALKTGEKAQLAGAWGLYFQTPQADYLKINTDLDFEQAMHYILSYQFGDNSERLFRAEAYYKKYDKLITYSVGENGLPEYLQNDGSGYAAGLDIFWRDQQTIKGFDYWITYSYIDTKRKYQYYPEKATPYFISDHNFSVVGKYWVNKINTQFGASFTAASGRPFNDPNSSEFNGERTKMYSDLSLNMSHVFYIGNQYSVLYCSVNNVLGNDNVLSYRPTNIADAQGNYSLVPVKRDMKRFVFVGLFLNF; this comes from the coding sequence ATGAAAACACTTTTAACATTTAGCTTCATTTTTCTTTCTGCCCTTGCTTTTGCGCAGGTAAGCATCTCCGGAAAAGTACTGAGCAAAAATGGTGAGCCCATTCCGGGAGTTAATATTTACCTTGAAAACACTTACGACGGAGCCAGTTCGGATGGCGAAGGAAATTTTAGTTTCGAAACAAGCGAAACCGGAGAACAAACTCTGGTAGCGTCATTTATTGGCTACAAAACCTGGAGTAAAACAATTGTTTTACAAAACAACGTGGCTGTACAGATAGAAATGCAGGAAAGCGTAAACAGCATTGATGCAGTTACCATTACTGCAGGAAGTTTTGCCGCCGATGATGAGTCGCGGGCATCGGTAATGAAGTCGCTGGATGTGTACACTACTCCAAGTGCCAACGGCGATGTAATGGCTGCCATTCGCACTATGCCCGGCACGCAAGCCTCTGCCGACGACGGACGCTTACTGGTGCGCGGTGGCGATGCCTATGAGACTTCTACCTACATCGACGGGCTGGTTGCATCAAAACCGTACTATTCTAAAACTCCCGATGTGGCAACCCGCGGACGATTTGCGCCATCATTATTTAACGGTGTTCAATTTAATACAGGAGGTTACTCTGCCGAGTACGGACAGGCGCTGTCCTCGGTTTTGGTACTAAAATCTACCGATCTTCCTGAAGGAGATAACACCGGCATTTCGTTAATGACCATTGGCGCTGAGGCCAACCGCACCGAACGTTGGGAAAATACTTCGCTAAATGTATCGGGTGGCTATACCAATCTGAGTTTATACGATAAGGTTTTTAAAAGTAATGTTGACTGGGAGAAACCGGTGGAGTCGGTGAACGGAACTACAGTTTTTCGTCATAAAACAAGCTCATCCGGCATGTTTAAAGCCTACTTTACTGCCGATTACGGCGATCTGGCTTACCTTGTTCCGGCCGGCAACGACGGAGAGAAAATGAAGATCAGCAGTGAAGGCGGAACCGTTTATTCCAATCTATCTTACCGCGACTGTTTTTCAGAAAAATCGTGCTATCGTATCGGTGTTTCTTCCACCTACCAGGATAACCGAATTGGATTAGGTGCCGACGATGTAAATACCCGCGAACTCAATATCGAATCGCGCTTTGCCGTTGTGCACGATCTTTCGGAGGGAGTGAAACTAACATGGGGAGCGAACGAAACTTACAACAAATACACACAGGATTATATTGAGGATGAAGGCACTATTTACAACGGTTCGTTTAACGACCACTTAATTGGTGCTTTTATCGAGCCGGAGATCAAATTCACAAAAAACTTTGGCATCCGCCCGGGATTGCGTACCGAATATTCGTCGGTGATTAACAAATGGAACGTAGCACCACGCTTTGCTTTGGCTTTAAAAACCGGAGAAAAAGCACAACTGGCCGGAGCCTGGGGATTGTATTTTCAAACACCACAAGCCGACTACCTGAAAATAAATACCGATCTGGATTTTGAACAGGCCATGCACTATATTCTCAGCTACCAGTTTGGCGATAACTCGGAACGTTTGTTTCGTGCAGAAGCTTATTACAAAAAATACGATAAGCTAATCACTTATTCTGTTGGTGAAAACGGATTACCTGAATACCTGCAGAACGATGGAAGCGGTTATGCCGCTGGTTTGGATATCTTTTGGCGCGATCAGCAAACTATCAAGGGATTCGACTACTGGATTACCTATTCATACATCGACACCAAACGAAAATACCAGTATTACCCAGAGAAAGCCACACCTTACTTTATTTCAGACCACAATTTTTCGGTAGTTGGAAAATATTGGGTGAATAAAATAAACACCCAGTTTGGCGCTTCATTTACGGCGGCCAGCGGACGTCCCTTCAATGATCCGAATTCTTCAGAGTTTAACGGCGAACGCACCAAAATGTATTCCGATCTGAGTTTGAATATGAGCCATGTATTTTACATTGGCAATCAGTATTCGGTGTTGTACTGCTCGGTAAACAATGTTTTGGGTAACGACAATGTGCTTAGCTACCGACCTACAAACATTGCCGATGCCCAGGGCAACTACTCGCTTGTTCCGGTAAAACGCGACATGAAACGCTTTGTGTTTGTTGGTCTTTTCCTGAATTTTTAA
- a CDS encoding sigma-54 dependent transcriptional regulator: protein MEVKNIKIFVVEDDEWYRRLLVHNLSMNPDYEIQAFGTGKECLNNLHELPDVVTLDYRLPDMKGLEVLKQIKAINDDIQVILISEQDDIEVVVDLLKHGAYDYIVKSKDIRERLLNTVNNISKEFKLKDEIRSLRQEVKKKYSYENTIVGNSPATQKIYNLIEKATRTNVTVSISGETGTGKELVAKAIHYNSSRAKQPFVPVNMAAIPNELIESELFGHEKGAFTGAAARRIGKFEEAHSGTLFLDEIAEMDISLQAKLLRALQEKEIIRVGSNKAVKIDCRIIIATNKNLLEEVKKGNFRQDLYYRFYGLPIDLPPLRDRGNDVIVLAKNFIQQFCKENKLEQKQLSPSASKKLLAYPFPGNVRELKSVIELAATLADEKEINADHLLLEDAENIEGLLTEELTLREYNLRLVKRMLDKYDNKPKVVADKLDIGVATIYRMLKEDQ from the coding sequence ATGGAGGTTAAGAACATTAAAATATTTGTTGTTGAAGATGATGAATGGTACCGTCGTTTGCTGGTGCATAATCTTTCCATGAATCCGGATTATGAGATACAGGCTTTCGGAACCGGCAAAGAATGTTTGAATAATCTTCACGAACTTCCCGATGTTGTTACGCTGGATTACCGCCTGCCCGACATGAAAGGTCTTGAGGTACTCAAGCAGATAAAGGCAATTAACGATGATATTCAGGTTATTCTCATTTCGGAACAAGACGACATTGAAGTGGTTGTAGACCTGCTAAAACATGGCGCTTACGATTACATTGTAAAATCGAAAGACATACGCGAACGACTGCTTAACACGGTCAATAATATTAGTAAGGAGTTTAAACTCAAAGATGAGATTCGCTCGTTGCGCCAGGAGGTTAAAAAGAAATACAGCTACGAAAATACGATTGTGGGCAACAGTCCGGCCACACAAAAAATTTATAACCTGATTGAAAAAGCCACACGTACCAATGTAACCGTTTCAATAAGTGGCGAAACCGGAACCGGAAAAGAGCTGGTTGCCAAAGCCATTCATTACAATTCGTCGCGTGCCAAACAGCCTTTTGTTCCGGTAAACATGGCTGCCATTCCGAATGAATTGATCGAGAGTGAACTTTTTGGCCACGAGAAAGGCGCTTTTACCGGTGCTGCTGCACGACGTATAGGAAAATTTGAAGAAGCACATTCGGGCACCTTGTTTCTGGATGAAATTGCGGAGATGGATATTTCGTTACAGGCCAAACTTTTGCGTGCTTTGCAGGAAAAAGAGATCATACGGGTTGGAAGCAACAAAGCGGTAAAAATTGATTGCCGTATAATAATTGCCACTAACAAAAACCTGTTGGAAGAAGTAAAAAAAGGCAACTTCAGGCAAGACCTTTATTACCGGTTTTATGGACTACCCATCGATCTTCCCCCCTTGCGCGACAGGGGAAATGATGTTATCGTATTGGCAAAAAATTTCATCCAACAGTTTTGTAAAGAGAATAAACTTGAGCAGAAACAACTCTCTCCTTCTGCCAGTAAAAAATTACTTGCCTATCCTTTCCCGGGAAATGTACGCGAGTTAAAATCGGTTATCGAACTGGCAGCAACACTTGCAGATGAAAAGGAAATTAATGCCGACCATTTACTACTTGAAGATGCTGAAAACATTGAAGGTCTGCTAACCGAAGAATTGACGCTCCGCGAATATAATCTGCGACTGGTAAAACGGATGCTCGACAAATACGATAACAAACCGAAAGTGGTTGCAGACAAACTGGATATTGGTGTTGCTACCATTTATCGTATGCTAAAAGAAGATCAGTAA
- a CDS encoding VOC family protein — MRNNIVSWVEIPVKQMARAINFYETVFSVGLEKNRGREFDMAWFPYSEGKYGSGAALVLHKEFYQPSSNGVVVYLSSPADDVNVELERVVDAGGKILQRKNKISDEYGYLAVILDTEGNRVALHSRE, encoded by the coding sequence ATGCGAAACAACATCGTTAGCTGGGTTGAAATTCCGGTAAAACAAATGGCACGCGCCATAAACTTTTACGAAACAGTTTTTAGTGTTGGATTGGAAAAAAATCGTGGCAGGGAATTCGACATGGCCTGGTTCCCCTATTCCGAAGGAAAATATGGATCGGGAGCGGCACTGGTTCTCCACAAAGAGTTTTACCAACCTTCGTCGAACGGAGTGGTTGTTTACCTGTCTTCGCCGGCGGATGATGTAAACGTAGAACTGGAACGGGTGGTAGATGCCGGTGGAAAAATACTGCAGCGCAAGAACAAAATTTCCGACGAATATGGATATTTAGCTGTCATCCTCGACACGGAAGGAAACAGGGTTGCACTGCACTCAAGGGAATAA
- a CDS encoding DUF4382 domain-containing protein — protein MKKIGLALTTIVFGILLMVACNDDSQTTNFAEGKGKVNVYLTDAPFPIDLVSQTIVTIDKVEIRKQENDTTEASFITIMEEPFEIDLLSLSNGITEQLASVELEAGTYDMMRLHVVDAEVILTDETVFDLKIPSGSSSGLKIKIEPALTINSGETSDVLLDFDVSKSFVAKGNWKGGMINGFNFKPVVRCVLLDRAGRIVGTVSDTSNVVLPNTAVNLWTEVNDIEEDSLITTAFTDEMGAYQLIGIPEGTYYMIAEQDSFLTDTIWNVDVLKGESTQIDFMLTPEP, from the coding sequence ATGAAGAAAATTGGATTAGCACTTACGACGATTGTATTTGGAATATTACTTATGGTGGCCTGTAACGACGACAGCCAAACCACCAATTTTGCAGAAGGAAAAGGAAAAGTTAACGTATATCTTACCGATGCTCCTTTCCCTATCGATTTGGTGTCTCAAACCATTGTAACAATCGACAAAGTTGAAATTAGAAAACAGGAAAACGACACAACAGAGGCTTCGTTCATTACCATTATGGAGGAACCTTTTGAAATTGACTTACTCAGCCTTTCAAACGGAATTACTGAACAACTGGCATCGGTTGAACTGGAAGCAGGAACTTACGACATGATGCGTTTGCATGTGGTTGATGCCGAAGTAATACTGACTGATGAAACAGTATTTGACCTGAAAATACCAAGTGGATCAAGCAGTGGTTTAAAAATTAAGATAGAGCCGGCGTTAACCATTAACAGCGGCGAGACTTCTGACGTATTGCTTGACTTTGATGTAAGCAAATCGTTTGTAGCCAAGGGAAACTGGAAAGGCGGAATGATTAATGGTTTTAACTTTAAACCGGTTGTTCGTTGCGTATTGCTCGACCGCGCCGGAAGAATTGTAGGAACTGTTAGTGATACGTCAAATGTAGTTTTACCTAATACAGCTGTAAACCTTTGGACAGAAGTTAACGACATTGAAGAAGACAGTTTAATTACTACTGCCTTTACCGATGAAATGGGCGCATATCAGCTAATTGGAATACCGGAAGGAACGTATTATATGATTGCGGAACAGGATAGTTTCCTGACCGATACGATTTGGAATGTGGATGTATTAAAAGGAGAGTCAACCCAGATTGACTTTATGCTGACCCCTGAACCTTAA